The Rhopalosiphum maidis isolate BTI-1 chromosome 1, ASM367621v3, whole genome shotgun sequence genome has a segment encoding these proteins:
- the LOC113547793 gene encoding FAS-associated factor 2, whose translation MDQEDFTADLCAEQIGKLFQFQDLTGIESLPTCRDVLQRHHWDIESAVQDQLNLREGRPSVFAGTSETSSAPTVLVDPTRQQIFNPEASGTGNFLSFVLDYILRTFYNTFVSVVRFTWSLVWPEPRPPITDPVADVGRFIQNYESAYGSEHPVYYRGSYKQALNDAKQELRFLVIYLHQNDQSDCSNFCSSVLPNSNVISFLNESNILFWACEQDLNEGNRVATALQANVYPYVAVVVLRESRMTLVGRMEGPVSPEEFIRRLRSVFEANEAYLIAARAERIERSFNQSLREQQDRAYLESLRADEEKEQIKREKEYQEQEERLLQVKLEEIEQAHKDELKKQKVEMLASIPQEPSLEEPGSLTIVFIMPGGVRIERRFSEMSPVSDVLNFVFCHPSSPDTFEVATNFPKRVLNVEDRNKTLKQAGLQKREVLFINDLDS comes from the coding sequence ATGGACCAAGAAGACTTCACTGCTGATCTCTGTGCCGAACAGATTggcaaattatttcaatttcagGATCTTACTGGTATTGAGAGTTTGCCTACATGTCGAGATGTACTACAGAGACATCATTGGGATATAGAATCTGCAGTTCAAGATCAGTTAAACCTAAGAGAAGGTCGCCCATCTGTATTCGCTGGTACATCAGAAACATCATCCGCTCCGACAGTTTTAGTTGATCCGACCagacaacaaatatttaacccAGAGGCCTCTGGAActggaaattttttatcatttgtgttagattatatattaagaaCATTTTACAACACATTTGTATCGGTGGTACGATTTACTTGGAGTTTAGTCTGGCCAGAACCTCGACCTCCAATTACAGACCCTGTTGCTGATGTTGGAagatttattcaaaactatgAGTCTGCGTATGGAAGTGAACATCCAGTTTATTATAGAGGATCATATAAACAAGCATTAAATGATGCTAAACAAGAATTGAGAtttcttgttatttatttacatcaaaATGATCAATCTGATTGTTCTAATTTCTGTTCATCTGTATTGCCTAATAGCAACGTTATTTCTTTCCTTAATGagagtaacatattattttgggcTTGTGAACAAGATTTGAATGAAGGTAATAGAGTTGCCACTGCACTTCAGGCCAATGTGTATCCTTATGTGGCTGTAGTTGTACTCAGAGAAAGTCGAATGACCCTAGTTGGACGAATGGAAGGGCCTGTGTCACCCGAAGAATTTATAAGAAGATTGCGATCTGTGTTTGAAGCTAATGAAGCATATCTCATAGCTGCTCGTGCTGAAAGAATCGAACGTAGTTTTAATCAATCCTTACGTGAACAGCAAGACCGAGCATATTTAGAATCATTGCGTGCAGATGAAGAAAAAGAGCAGATTAAAAGAGAAAAAGAGTATCAAGAACAAGAAGAACGTTTACTACAAGTAAAGTTAGAAGAGATAGAACAAGCACATAAGGATGAACTGAAAAAACAGAAAGTAGAAATGTTGGCTAGTATTCCACAAGAGCCATCTTTAGAAGAACCTGGATCattaacaattgtatttattatgccTGGTGGTGTAAGAATAGAAAGGCGATTTTCAGAGATGTCTCCTGTATcagatgttttaaattttgtattttgtcatCCAAGTTCACCAGATACTTTTGAAGTGGCCACTAATTTTCCAAAACGAGTTTTGAACGTTGAAGACCgaaataaaacacttaaacAAGCAGGCTTACAAAAAAGAGAAGTTCTCTTTATAAACGATTTAGATtcgtga
- the LOC113549665 gene encoding uncharacterized protein LOC113549665 isoform X1: MTNYVATMEEKAEFQLKEGCRLKGNSCCALKHAVRSLTNLDDFVSERIGEGFFSEVYRVTHRTTGKVMVLKMNIKQSNRFNMLKEVQLMNKLSHPNILGFEGACVYKGQLHALTEYINGGSLEQLLESDIDLSFKVRMKISLDIARGMKYLHSRDIFHRDLTSKNVLIKKNESIKDLTAVVADFGLAAKIPKKGQRLQQVGSPWWMSPECVKGNVYNESSDVFSYGIVLCEIIARVKADPDILPRTQNFGLDYIAFVELCSSCPPPTMFLKLAFSCCHLDAKSRPTFKEIVQQLEEAIAFPLTVSSNLSGSRRCPVVTTRSNPCSTAMVEARSEEFLLQNNGPEENNHKKLCHSRSLSEDEGILAFPAHTAPSDKARCHFVQPLRYVGESMCRQDPHYKPCPSKSNPFHKLDAKFQGVRKILASTNGSDLFSSCCELPSPGYVELDRRCSLSVSSGSTLIADSSTPKGKLRNIDKSSKKCRSTSLPTSPLMSRASGRRWMSLTNIENTTKTFPTVTVDSCWTDLTIPVNSGVANLRRRGSCESGFYSSVCDDFCLPGLECQHTTNASSVTLSSGSATSSLFLDSTGDEHHLRPGGYCFLHNNTHHSSEDLSTCNEWESHQKTRHISKIVEYFEEKQSQRETQPSIRPRRSGLVSGVLRRAINTTSPNVCGKRILVCEGAVRSKLKLFDRK; this comes from the exons atgacAAATTACGTGGCTACTATGGAAGAGAAGGCTGAGTTCCAACTTAAAGAAGGATGTCGATTAAAAGGCAACTCTTGTTGTGCTCTTAAACATGCTGTGCGTTCACTTACAAATTTAGATGATTTTGTTAGTGAACGTATTGGTGAAGGTTTCTTCTCTGAAGTGTACCGTGTTACTCACCGGACCACTGGAAAAGTAATGGTACTCAAAATGAATATCAAACAATCTAATCGATTCAATATGCTAAAAGAAGTGCAGCTTATGAACAAACTTTCACATCCAAACATACTTgg atttgaaGGTGCTTGTGTATATAAAGGACAACTCCACGCATTAACTgag tatatcaaTGGCGGAAGTTTGGAACAATTACTTGAGTCTGATATTGACCTATCATTTAAAGTAAGAATGAAAATAAGTCTTGATATTGCAAGGGGCATGAAGTATCTTCATTCAAGAGACATATTTCATCGTGATTTAActtcaaaa aatgttttaattaaaaaaaatgaatcaatTAAAGATCTGACTGCCGTTGTAGCTGATTTTGGACTAGCTGCAAAAATACCAAA aaaaggACAAAGGTTACAGCAAGTTGGATCACCTTGGTGGATGTCACCAGAATGTGTTAAAGGCAATGTATATAATGAGAGCAGTGATGTTTTTAGTTATGGAATTGTGTTATGTGAAATTATCGCTAGAGTGAAAGCAGATCCAGATATTTTACCTAGAACACAAAATTTTGGCCTGGATTATATAGCTTTTGTTGAGTTATGTTCATCTTGCCCTCCACCTACTATGTTTCTTAAATTAGCATTTTCTTGCTGCCAT TTGGATGCTAAATCACGCCCAACATTTAAAGAGATTGTTCAACAACTTGAAGAAGCTATTGCTTTTCCACTTACTGTAAGTTCAAATTTATCTGGGTCACGGAGATGTCCAGTTGTTACAACTCGGTCAAATCCTTGCTCAACAGCGATGGTAGAAGCACGAAGTGAAGAGTTCCTGCTACAGAATAATGGGCCTGAAGAAAACAATCACAAAAAAT TGTGTCATAGTAGATCATTATCAGAAGATGAAGGAATATTGGCTTTTCCAGCACATACTGCTCCATCAGATAAAGCCCGATGTCATTTTGTTCAACCTCTACGTTATGTGGGTGAAAGTATGTGTCGCCAAGATCCTCATTATAAGCCTTGCCCGTCCAAATCCAATCCCTTTCATAAATTGGATGCTAAGTTTCAAGGTGTTCGAAAGATACTTGCTTCAACAAATGGTTCagatttattttcatcatgTTGTGAATTGCCATCACCTGGTTATGTGGAACTTGATAGACGGTGTTCTTTAAGTGTATCAAGTGGTAGTACACTTATTGCTGATTCTTCTACACCTAAAGGAAAACTTAGAAACATTGATAAATCCTCAAAAAAATGTCGTTCTACATCTTTACCAACATCTCCTCTAATGTCTAGAGCTAGTGGAAGACGGTGGATGTCATTaacaaatatagaaaatactaCTAAAACATTTCCTACTGTAACAGTTGATTCATGTTGGACCGATCTCACTATTCCTGTTAACTCTGGTGTAGCAAATCTAAGACGGAGAGGCTCATGCGAATCCGGTTTTTACAGTAGTGTTTGTGATGATTTTTGTTTACCag GACTTGAATGTCAGCATACAACCAATGCTTCATCAGTGACATTGTCATCTGGTTCAGCTACATCGTCATTGTTCCTTGACTCCACTGGTGATGAGCATCATCTTAGACCTGGTGGTTATTGttttctacataataatacgcatCATAGTTCAGAAGACTTATCAACATGTAATGAATGGGAAAGCCatcaa aaaactagacatataagtaaaattgttgaatattttgaagaaaaacaGAGTCAACGAGAAACACAACCCTCTATACGACCAAGACGTTCAGGTCTTGTATCTGGAGTTTTACGACGAGCAATAAACACAACTAGTCCAAATGTCTGTGGCAAACGTATTTTAGTTTGTGAAGGAGCTGTAAGGTCAAAACTAAAGCTTtttgatagaaaataa
- the LOC113549665 gene encoding uncharacterized protein LOC113549665 isoform X2 — translation MTNYVATMEEKAEFQLKEGCRLKGNSCCALKHAVRSLTNLDDFVSERIGEGFFSEVYRVTHRTTGKVMVLKMNIKQSNRFNMLKEVQLMNKLSHPNILGFEGACVYKGQLHALTEYINGGSLEQLLESDIDLSFKVRMKISLDIARGMKYLHSRDIFHRDLTSKNVLIKKNESIKDLTAVVADFGLAAKIPKKGQRLQQVGSPWWMSPECVKGNVYNESSDVFSYGIVLCEIIARVKADPDILPRTQNFGLDYIAFVELCSSCPPPTMFLKLAFSCCHLDAKSRPTFKEIVQQLEEAIAFPLTVSSNLSGSRRCPVVTTRSNPCSTAMVEARSEEFLLQNNGPEENNHKKLCHSRSLSEDEGILAFPAHTAPSDKARCHFVQPLRYVGESMCRQDPHYKPCPSKSNPFHKLDAKFQGVRKILASTNGSDLFSSCCELPSPGYVELDRRCSLSVSSGSTLIADSSTPKGKLRNIDKSSKKCRSTSLPTSPLMSRASGRRWMSLTNIENTTKTFPTVTVDSCWTDLTIPVNSGVANLRRRGSCESGFYSSVCDDFCLPGLECQHTTNASSVTLSSGSATSSLFLDSTGDEHHLRPGGYCFLHNNTHHSSEDLST, via the exons atgacAAATTACGTGGCTACTATGGAAGAGAAGGCTGAGTTCCAACTTAAAGAAGGATGTCGATTAAAAGGCAACTCTTGTTGTGCTCTTAAACATGCTGTGCGTTCACTTACAAATTTAGATGATTTTGTTAGTGAACGTATTGGTGAAGGTTTCTTCTCTGAAGTGTACCGTGTTACTCACCGGACCACTGGAAAAGTAATGGTACTCAAAATGAATATCAAACAATCTAATCGATTCAATATGCTAAAAGAAGTGCAGCTTATGAACAAACTTTCACATCCAAACATACTTgg atttgaaGGTGCTTGTGTATATAAAGGACAACTCCACGCATTAACTgag tatatcaaTGGCGGAAGTTTGGAACAATTACTTGAGTCTGATATTGACCTATCATTTAAAGTAAGAATGAAAATAAGTCTTGATATTGCAAGGGGCATGAAGTATCTTCATTCAAGAGACATATTTCATCGTGATTTAActtcaaaa aatgttttaattaaaaaaaatgaatcaatTAAAGATCTGACTGCCGTTGTAGCTGATTTTGGACTAGCTGCAAAAATACCAAA aaaaggACAAAGGTTACAGCAAGTTGGATCACCTTGGTGGATGTCACCAGAATGTGTTAAAGGCAATGTATATAATGAGAGCAGTGATGTTTTTAGTTATGGAATTGTGTTATGTGAAATTATCGCTAGAGTGAAAGCAGATCCAGATATTTTACCTAGAACACAAAATTTTGGCCTGGATTATATAGCTTTTGTTGAGTTATGTTCATCTTGCCCTCCACCTACTATGTTTCTTAAATTAGCATTTTCTTGCTGCCAT TTGGATGCTAAATCACGCCCAACATTTAAAGAGATTGTTCAACAACTTGAAGAAGCTATTGCTTTTCCACTTACTGTAAGTTCAAATTTATCTGGGTCACGGAGATGTCCAGTTGTTACAACTCGGTCAAATCCTTGCTCAACAGCGATGGTAGAAGCACGAAGTGAAGAGTTCCTGCTACAGAATAATGGGCCTGAAGAAAACAATCACAAAAAAT TGTGTCATAGTAGATCATTATCAGAAGATGAAGGAATATTGGCTTTTCCAGCACATACTGCTCCATCAGATAAAGCCCGATGTCATTTTGTTCAACCTCTACGTTATGTGGGTGAAAGTATGTGTCGCCAAGATCCTCATTATAAGCCTTGCCCGTCCAAATCCAATCCCTTTCATAAATTGGATGCTAAGTTTCAAGGTGTTCGAAAGATACTTGCTTCAACAAATGGTTCagatttattttcatcatgTTGTGAATTGCCATCACCTGGTTATGTGGAACTTGATAGACGGTGTTCTTTAAGTGTATCAAGTGGTAGTACACTTATTGCTGATTCTTCTACACCTAAAGGAAAACTTAGAAACATTGATAAATCCTCAAAAAAATGTCGTTCTACATCTTTACCAACATCTCCTCTAATGTCTAGAGCTAGTGGAAGACGGTGGATGTCATTaacaaatatagaaaatactaCTAAAACATTTCCTACTGTAACAGTTGATTCATGTTGGACCGATCTCACTATTCCTGTTAACTCTGGTGTAGCAAATCTAAGACGGAGAGGCTCATGCGAATCCGGTTTTTACAGTAGTGTTTGTGATGATTTTTGTTTACCag GACTTGAATGTCAGCATACAACCAATGCTTCATCAGTGACATTGTCATCTGGTTCAGCTACATCGTCATTGTTCCTTGACTCCACTGGTGATGAGCATCATCTTAGACCTGGTGGTTATTGttttctacataataatacgcatCATAGTTCAGAAGACTTATCAACAT aa
- the LOC113549665 gene encoding probable serine/threonine-protein kinase DDB_G0280461 isoform X4 encodes MTNYVATMEEKAEFQLKEGCRLKGNSCCALKHAVRSLTNLDDFVSERIGEGFFSEVYRVTHRTTGKVMVLKMNIKQSNRFNMLKEVQLMNKLSHPNILGFEGACVYKGQLHALTEYINGGSLEQLLESDIDLSFKVRMKISLDIARGMKYLHSRDIFHRDLTSKNVLIKKNESIKDLTAVVADFGLAAKIPKKGQRLQQVGSPWWMSPECVKGNVYNESSDVFSYGIVLCEIIARVKADPDILPRTQNFGLDYIAFVELCSSCPPPTMFLKLAFSCCHLDAKSRPTFKEIVQQLEEAIAFPLTVSSNLSGSRRCPVVTTRSNPCSTAMVEARSEEFLLQNNGPEENNHKKLCHSRSLSEDEGILAFPAHTAPSDKARCHFVQPLRYVGESMCRQDPHYKPCPSKSNPFHKLDAKFQGVRKILASTNGSDLFSSCCELPSPGYVELDRRCSLSVSSGSTLIADSSTPKGKLRNIDKSSKKCRSTSLPTSPLMSRASGRRWMSLTNIENTTKTFPTVTVDSCWTDLTIPVNSGVANLRRRGSCESGFYSSVCDDFCLPANESKININEQHFGRT; translated from the exons atgacAAATTACGTGGCTACTATGGAAGAGAAGGCTGAGTTCCAACTTAAAGAAGGATGTCGATTAAAAGGCAACTCTTGTTGTGCTCTTAAACATGCTGTGCGTTCACTTACAAATTTAGATGATTTTGTTAGTGAACGTATTGGTGAAGGTTTCTTCTCTGAAGTGTACCGTGTTACTCACCGGACCACTGGAAAAGTAATGGTACTCAAAATGAATATCAAACAATCTAATCGATTCAATATGCTAAAAGAAGTGCAGCTTATGAACAAACTTTCACATCCAAACATACTTgg atttgaaGGTGCTTGTGTATATAAAGGACAACTCCACGCATTAACTgag tatatcaaTGGCGGAAGTTTGGAACAATTACTTGAGTCTGATATTGACCTATCATTTAAAGTAAGAATGAAAATAAGTCTTGATATTGCAAGGGGCATGAAGTATCTTCATTCAAGAGACATATTTCATCGTGATTTAActtcaaaa aatgttttaattaaaaaaaatgaatcaatTAAAGATCTGACTGCCGTTGTAGCTGATTTTGGACTAGCTGCAAAAATACCAAA aaaaggACAAAGGTTACAGCAAGTTGGATCACCTTGGTGGATGTCACCAGAATGTGTTAAAGGCAATGTATATAATGAGAGCAGTGATGTTTTTAGTTATGGAATTGTGTTATGTGAAATTATCGCTAGAGTGAAAGCAGATCCAGATATTTTACCTAGAACACAAAATTTTGGCCTGGATTATATAGCTTTTGTTGAGTTATGTTCATCTTGCCCTCCACCTACTATGTTTCTTAAATTAGCATTTTCTTGCTGCCAT TTGGATGCTAAATCACGCCCAACATTTAAAGAGATTGTTCAACAACTTGAAGAAGCTATTGCTTTTCCACTTACTGTAAGTTCAAATTTATCTGGGTCACGGAGATGTCCAGTTGTTACAACTCGGTCAAATCCTTGCTCAACAGCGATGGTAGAAGCACGAAGTGAAGAGTTCCTGCTACAGAATAATGGGCCTGAAGAAAACAATCACAAAAAAT TGTGTCATAGTAGATCATTATCAGAAGATGAAGGAATATTGGCTTTTCCAGCACATACTGCTCCATCAGATAAAGCCCGATGTCATTTTGTTCAACCTCTACGTTATGTGGGTGAAAGTATGTGTCGCCAAGATCCTCATTATAAGCCTTGCCCGTCCAAATCCAATCCCTTTCATAAATTGGATGCTAAGTTTCAAGGTGTTCGAAAGATACTTGCTTCAACAAATGGTTCagatttattttcatcatgTTGTGAATTGCCATCACCTGGTTATGTGGAACTTGATAGACGGTGTTCTTTAAGTGTATCAAGTGGTAGTACACTTATTGCTGATTCTTCTACACCTAAAGGAAAACTTAGAAACATTGATAAATCCTCAAAAAAATGTCGTTCTACATCTTTACCAACATCTCCTCTAATGTCTAGAGCTAGTGGAAGACGGTGGATGTCATTaacaaatatagaaaatactaCTAAAACATTTCCTACTGTAACAGTTGATTCATGTTGGACCGATCTCACTATTCCTGTTAACTCTGGTGTAGCAAATCTAAGACGGAGAGGCTCATGCGAATCCGGTTTTTACAGTAGTGTTTGTGATGATTTTTGTTTACCag CAAACGAAAGCAAGATCAATATTAATGAACAACATTTTGGCAGGACTTGA
- the LOC113549665 gene encoding probable serine/threonine-protein kinase DDB_G0280461 isoform X3 — protein sequence MTNYVATMEEKAEFQLKEGCRLKGNSCCALKHAVRSLTNLDDFVSERIGEGFFSEVYRVTHRTTGKVMVLKMNIKQSNRFNMLKEVQLMNKLSHPNILGFEGACVYKGQLHALTEYINGGSLEQLLESDIDLSFKVRMKISLDIARGMKYLHSRDIFHRDLTSKNVLIKKNESIKDLTAVVADFGLAAKIPKKGQRLQQVGSPWWMSPECVKGNVYNESSDVFSYGIVLCEIIARVKADPDILPRTQNFGLDYIAFVELCSSCPPPTMFLKLAFSCCHLDAKSRPTFKEIVQQLEEAIAFPLTVSSNLSGSRRCPVVTTRSNPCSTAMVEARSEEFLLQNNGPEENNHKKLCHSRSLSEDEGILAFPAHTAPSDKARCHFVQPLRYVGESMCRQDPHYKPCPSKSNPFHKLDAKFQGVRKILASTNGSDLFSSCCELPSPGYVELDRRCSLSVSSGSTLIADSSTPKGKLRNIDKSSKKCRSTSLPTSPLMSRASGRRWMSLTNIENTTKTFPTVTVDSCWTDLTIPVNSGVANLRRRGSCESGFYSSVCDDFCLPVLCVRLFSCCVASKRKQDQY from the exons atgacAAATTACGTGGCTACTATGGAAGAGAAGGCTGAGTTCCAACTTAAAGAAGGATGTCGATTAAAAGGCAACTCTTGTTGTGCTCTTAAACATGCTGTGCGTTCACTTACAAATTTAGATGATTTTGTTAGTGAACGTATTGGTGAAGGTTTCTTCTCTGAAGTGTACCGTGTTACTCACCGGACCACTGGAAAAGTAATGGTACTCAAAATGAATATCAAACAATCTAATCGATTCAATATGCTAAAAGAAGTGCAGCTTATGAACAAACTTTCACATCCAAACATACTTgg atttgaaGGTGCTTGTGTATATAAAGGACAACTCCACGCATTAACTgag tatatcaaTGGCGGAAGTTTGGAACAATTACTTGAGTCTGATATTGACCTATCATTTAAAGTAAGAATGAAAATAAGTCTTGATATTGCAAGGGGCATGAAGTATCTTCATTCAAGAGACATATTTCATCGTGATTTAActtcaaaa aatgttttaattaaaaaaaatgaatcaatTAAAGATCTGACTGCCGTTGTAGCTGATTTTGGACTAGCTGCAAAAATACCAAA aaaaggACAAAGGTTACAGCAAGTTGGATCACCTTGGTGGATGTCACCAGAATGTGTTAAAGGCAATGTATATAATGAGAGCAGTGATGTTTTTAGTTATGGAATTGTGTTATGTGAAATTATCGCTAGAGTGAAAGCAGATCCAGATATTTTACCTAGAACACAAAATTTTGGCCTGGATTATATAGCTTTTGTTGAGTTATGTTCATCTTGCCCTCCACCTACTATGTTTCTTAAATTAGCATTTTCTTGCTGCCAT TTGGATGCTAAATCACGCCCAACATTTAAAGAGATTGTTCAACAACTTGAAGAAGCTATTGCTTTTCCACTTACTGTAAGTTCAAATTTATCTGGGTCACGGAGATGTCCAGTTGTTACAACTCGGTCAAATCCTTGCTCAACAGCGATGGTAGAAGCACGAAGTGAAGAGTTCCTGCTACAGAATAATGGGCCTGAAGAAAACAATCACAAAAAAT TGTGTCATAGTAGATCATTATCAGAAGATGAAGGAATATTGGCTTTTCCAGCACATACTGCTCCATCAGATAAAGCCCGATGTCATTTTGTTCAACCTCTACGTTATGTGGGTGAAAGTATGTGTCGCCAAGATCCTCATTATAAGCCTTGCCCGTCCAAATCCAATCCCTTTCATAAATTGGATGCTAAGTTTCAAGGTGTTCGAAAGATACTTGCTTCAACAAATGGTTCagatttattttcatcatgTTGTGAATTGCCATCACCTGGTTATGTGGAACTTGATAGACGGTGTTCTTTAAGTGTATCAAGTGGTAGTACACTTATTGCTGATTCTTCTACACCTAAAGGAAAACTTAGAAACATTGATAAATCCTCAAAAAAATGTCGTTCTACATCTTTACCAACATCTCCTCTAATGTCTAGAGCTAGTGGAAGACGGTGGATGTCATTaacaaatatagaaaatactaCTAAAACATTTCCTACTGTAACAGTTGATTCATGTTGGACCGATCTCACTATTCCTGTTAACTCTGGTGTAGCAAATCTAAGACGGAGAGGCTCATGCGAATCCGGTTTTTACAGTAGTGTTTGTGATGATTTTTGTTTACCag ttttatgtGTTCGGTTATTTTCTTGCTGTGTGGCTAGCAAACGAAAGCAAGATCAATATTAA